In Nocardioides conyzicola, one genomic interval encodes:
- a CDS encoding acyltransferase family protein — MRNEEVPTVMATFADSEVASVDGTGATASPGKRTDIQGLRAIAVALVVVYHLVPAALTGGFVGVDVFFVVSGFLITSHLLTRRPTRPRHLLEFWARRIRRLLPASLLVLLVTLVATRWVAPVTQWEVTARQSAAAATYLVNWLLANDSVDYLAAASAPSPVQHFWSLSVEEQFYAGWPVLVLLVGHVAIATRIAGSLRRLRLLFLVGLGLVVALSFAWSVHLTAANPARAYFVTTTRIWELGLGGLVAALLVLRDRPLRLDPALAAVAAWIGIAAIVWTGFTYTGSTPFPGWQALVPVGGTALVLGVAAGTQAWSPGRLLALRPCQWLGDISYSVYLWHWPLIVLAPAVSGGHRGAIDNGVIVVATLVLAALTKTYVEDVFRTPSWSRRLGQTYALGAAGMAVVIAAAALLVVDLHAREDAARSELGRALRSDDPCFGAGALVASRQCPPSTGDPVPAPVLAALDKSAAYGSSDGGKDCFSALPAYPTVQCVFGDRTAERTVALVGNSHAGQWVPALQQIARQQHWKVVTYLSSRCALADVRQQFDTAEQSTACLDWVHRVTARVGAEQPDLVVVANRVSLPVEGADLADSATPYEQGYEHVLRSWSDEHLPVVVLRDTPAPGDGDVPSVPDCLASHGDDFAACAGSRADWEPADPSVAAAGAIDSPSVDVVDLNDRICGPRQCRPVVGGVVVYFDGSHLTATYARSLSPFLEPELVAAMGPKP, encoded by the coding sequence ATGCGGAACGAGGAGGTGCCGACGGTCATGGCCACGTTCGCGGACTCCGAGGTGGCGTCCGTCGACGGTACGGGCGCGACCGCCTCTCCGGGCAAGCGGACCGACATCCAGGGTCTGCGCGCGATCGCCGTCGCTCTCGTCGTCGTCTACCACCTGGTGCCCGCCGCCCTCACCGGCGGCTTCGTGGGCGTCGACGTCTTCTTCGTCGTCTCCGGCTTCCTCATCACCTCCCACCTGCTCACGCGGCGTCCCACCCGCCCGCGTCACCTCCTGGAGTTCTGGGCCCGGCGAATCCGCCGGCTGCTGCCCGCGTCGTTGCTGGTCCTCCTCGTCACGCTGGTCGCCACCCGCTGGGTCGCTCCCGTGACGCAGTGGGAGGTCACCGCCCGGCAGAGCGCGGCCGCCGCGACCTACCTGGTCAACTGGCTGCTCGCGAACGACTCGGTCGACTACCTCGCGGCCGCATCCGCGCCCTCACCGGTGCAGCACTTCTGGTCGCTCTCGGTGGAGGAGCAGTTCTACGCGGGGTGGCCGGTGCTGGTGCTCCTGGTCGGGCACGTCGCGATCGCGACCCGGATCGCCGGCTCGCTGCGGCGGCTGCGGCTGCTCTTCCTCGTGGGCCTGGGCCTCGTGGTCGCGCTCTCGTTCGCGTGGTCGGTCCACCTCACCGCAGCGAACCCGGCCCGCGCCTACTTCGTCACCACGACCCGGATCTGGGAGCTCGGCCTGGGCGGCCTGGTCGCGGCGCTCCTCGTGCTGCGCGACCGACCGCTCCGCCTCGACCCCGCGCTCGCGGCCGTCGCGGCGTGGATCGGGATCGCTGCGATCGTGTGGACCGGCTTCACCTACACCGGCTCGACGCCCTTCCCGGGGTGGCAGGCGCTGGTGCCGGTCGGCGGCACGGCACTCGTCCTGGGCGTCGCCGCGGGGACCCAGGCCTGGTCGCCCGGCCGGTTGCTGGCGCTCCGCCCGTGCCAGTGGCTCGGCGACATCTCCTACTCGGTCTACCTCTGGCACTGGCCGCTCATCGTCCTGGCCCCCGCTGTCAGCGGAGGTCACCGCGGTGCGATCGACAACGGTGTGATCGTGGTGGCGACCCTCGTGCTCGCGGCGCTCACCAAGACGTACGTCGAGGACGTCTTCCGGACGCCGTCCTGGTCGCGTCGCCTCGGCCAGACCTATGCGCTCGGCGCCGCCGGGATGGCCGTGGTGATCGCGGCGGCAGCCCTGCTGGTCGTCGACCTCCACGCCCGGGAGGACGCCGCGCGCAGCGAGCTCGGGCGGGCGCTGCGCTCCGACGATCCCTGCTTCGGCGCGGGCGCCCTGGTCGCCTCTCGGCAGTGTCCGCCCAGCACGGGGGATCCCGTCCCTGCTCCGGTGCTCGCGGCGCTGGACAAGTCGGCCGCGTACGGCAGCTCCGACGGTGGGAAGGACTGCTTCTCGGCCCTGCCCGCCTATCCGACGGTCCAGTGCGTCTTCGGCGACCGGACGGCCGAGCGGACCGTCGCGCTGGTCGGCAACTCGCACGCGGGCCAGTGGGTGCCGGCCCTGCAGCAGATCGCACGCCAGCAGCACTGGAAGGTCGTCACGTACCTGTCCTCGCGGTGCGCGCTCGCGGACGTGCGCCAGCAGTTCGACACCGCGGAGCAGTCGACGGCCTGCCTGGACTGGGTCCACCGGGTCACGGCCCGGGTGGGTGCCGAGCAGCCCGACCTGGTGGTGGTGGCCAACCGGGTCTCCCTGCCGGTGGAGGGAGCGGACCTGGCCGACAGCGCCACGCCGTACGAGCAGGGCTACGAGCACGTGCTGCGCTCGTGGTCGGACGAGCACCTGCCGGTCGTGGTGCTGCGTGACACTCCCGCGCCGGGTGACGGAGACGTGCCCTCCGTGCCCGACTGTCTGGCCAGCCACGGCGACGACTTCGCCGCCTGTGCCGGCTCGCGCGCCGACTGGGAGCCTGCGGACCCCTCGGTCGCGGCGGCCGGAGCCATCGACTCACCCTCCGTGGACGTCGTCGATCTCAACGACAGGATCTGCGGGCCGCGGCAGTGCCGGCCCGTCGTCGGCGGGGTGGTCGTCTACTTCGACGGCTCCCACCTGACGGCGACCTACGCCCGCTCGCTCAGCCCGTTCCTCGAGCCGGAGCTGGTGGCCGCGATGGGCCCGAAGCCCTGA
- a CDS encoding nucleotide sugar dehydrogenase, with product MGSVVVVGLGYVGVPLAELAVSRGLEVTGLDTSDRIVTGLNAGVSHIDDLGDEDVAEMLAGGFRASSDPAVVATADTVVICVPTPLDPAGGPDLSMVRAAARSIAPHLTSGTLVVLESTTYPGTTEEVLRPILEELSGLTVGSGLALAFSPERVDPGNPEFGIANTPKVVGGTTEECARRAEEFYSQLTSQVVVARGTREAEMSKLLENTYRQVNIALVNEMVRFSHELSIDFWDVIRLARTKPFGFQAFYPGPGVGGHCIPIDPNYLSHRVEEQLGYPFRFVELAQEINSGMPRYVAQRIQSLLNDRSLPVRGSGVLLLGVTYKPDIADQRESPAIPLAQVLLGMGARVSYADPHVPAWVVDGAVRADDPVSAAAEADITVLLQQHRAFDVDAIAAAAHCFFDLRGVATGPGVERL from the coding sequence GGGCAGTGTAGTCGTCGTGGGACTCGGGTACGTCGGGGTGCCGCTGGCCGAGCTGGCCGTCTCCCGCGGTCTGGAGGTGACCGGCCTCGACACCTCCGACCGGATCGTGACCGGCCTGAACGCCGGGGTCTCGCACATCGACGACCTCGGCGACGAGGACGTCGCCGAGATGCTCGCCGGCGGCTTCCGGGCGTCCTCGGACCCCGCGGTCGTGGCCACGGCCGACACCGTCGTGATCTGCGTGCCGACGCCGCTGGACCCGGCTGGCGGGCCCGACCTGTCCATGGTGCGCGCGGCAGCGAGATCGATCGCCCCGCACCTGACCAGCGGCACCCTGGTCGTGCTCGAGTCCACGACGTACCCCGGCACGACCGAGGAGGTGCTGCGTCCGATCCTGGAGGAGCTGTCCGGGCTCACGGTCGGCTCCGGGCTCGCGCTGGCCTTCTCCCCCGAGCGCGTCGACCCCGGCAACCCCGAGTTCGGCATCGCCAACACCCCGAAGGTCGTCGGCGGCACCACCGAGGAGTGCGCCCGACGGGCCGAGGAGTTCTACTCGCAGCTGACGTCCCAGGTAGTCGTCGCCCGCGGCACGCGCGAGGCCGAGATGTCGAAGCTCCTGGAGAACACCTACCGCCAGGTCAACATCGCCCTGGTCAACGAGATGGTCCGCTTCTCCCACGAGCTCTCGATCGACTTCTGGGACGTGATCCGGCTCGCGCGGACCAAGCCCTTCGGGTTCCAGGCCTTCTACCCCGGCCCGGGCGTCGGCGGCCACTGCATCCCGATCGACCCGAACTACCTCTCCCACCGGGTCGAGGAGCAGCTCGGCTACCCGTTCCGGTTCGTGGAGCTCGCCCAGGAGATCAACTCCGGCATGCCGCGGTACGTCGCCCAGCGGATCCAGTCGCTGCTCAACGACCGGTCGCTGCCGGTCAGGGGCTCGGGCGTCCTGCTGCTCGGCGTGACCTACAAGCCCGACATCGCCGACCAGCGGGAGTCGCCCGCGATCCCCCTGGCCCAGGTGCTGCTCGGGATGGGCGCCCGGGTCTCGTACGCCGATCCGCACGTGCCCGCCTGGGTCGTCGACGGTGCGGTCCGGGCCGACGACCCGGTGTCGGCCGCGGCCGAGGCCGACATCACCGTGCTGCTCCAGCAGCACCGTGCGTTCGACGTCGACGCCATCGCTGCTGCCGCGCACTGCTTCTTCGACCTGCGCGGGGTCGCGACCGGTCCTGGGGTCGAGCGGCTCTAG
- a CDS encoding bifunctional glycosyltransferase/CDP-glycerol:glycerophosphate glycerophosphotransferase, with protein MSPRTDAPSFSIVSAVYDVAPYLDEFIGSIEAQTLAPERFEVIVVDDGSTDSSLARLRRWQAESAIRVQVLTQTNSGQGSARNLGLGHASGTWVTFTDPDDWVAEDYLERVSDFVDSSPDIDLMVTQFSIVHDATGEVRRHPLRSMFRDGDVPRRLNDGIDFFTGSAPAAFFRRDRLIDEDLRFDDRVRPNFEDGHFTARYLLGVPDPVVGFIGRARYHYRRRADGTSTLQRSLSDAGRYTSVLRYGYLDVLQRAVAQHGAVPAWLQALVIYDLSWFFSTDERYGAATAGRGAVADEFHSLLAEIVGHLEPSVVEGFRARPLKREWRYLLLHGYASDAWQEGQATVTGYDRRRELVRLSYYFTGAAPHERLQVKGVTVTPYAAKIRDVVSHGRVLLHERILWTSARASIRLQLDHRDVVLHPSEPDPVVRTLFPGKIQQADDRSRGIERPPGLTPEQHQLLDQASSRKTRRRFEGAWVLMDRIHDADDSGEHLFRHLRRERPDINAWFVLEKDTPDWRRLRKDGHGRRLVAFGSDQWKLLMLNCRHLVSSHADDAIVDPGELDFVDKPWRFTFLQHGVIKDDLSTWLNRKPIDLIVTSTVPELESIVADHTAYKATQVETVLTGLPRFDLLHRVGAEIGPERRDLLLVAPTWRNWLALPLINGTQRRGVPGPEFFESEFFQRWTAVLGDPRVAESCARHGLTIGFLPHPNLSEVLEGVDLPDHVRQLSFVGTDVRELFARAALLVTDYSSMAFNSAYIDRPVVYYQFDRERVLGGDHVGRTGYFDYERDGFGPVRATHDEVVAAILAALEHGPVPAAPYDARIAATFPVRDGRCCERVTEAILALDRKVPRAAAGRPLDRIGTAGG; from the coding sequence ATGTCGCCGCGCACCGACGCTCCCTCGTTCTCGATCGTGTCTGCGGTGTACGACGTCGCGCCGTACCTGGACGAGTTCATCGGTTCGATCGAGGCGCAGACCCTCGCGCCCGAGCGGTTCGAGGTCATCGTCGTCGACGACGGCTCGACCGACAGCAGCCTGGCCAGGCTCCGGCGGTGGCAGGCCGAGTCCGCGATCCGGGTGCAGGTCCTCACCCAGACCAACAGCGGTCAGGGCAGCGCCCGCAACCTCGGGCTCGGGCACGCCTCAGGGACCTGGGTGACCTTCACCGACCCGGACGACTGGGTGGCCGAGGACTACCTCGAGCGGGTGAGCGACTTCGTCGACTCGAGTCCCGACATCGACCTGATGGTCACGCAGTTCTCCATCGTCCACGACGCCACCGGCGAGGTCAGGCGGCACCCGCTGCGCTCGATGTTCCGCGACGGTGACGTCCCCCGGCGGCTCAACGACGGGATCGACTTCTTCACCGGCAGTGCTCCCGCGGCGTTCTTCCGTCGCGATCGGCTGATCGACGAGGACCTGCGCTTCGACGACCGGGTCCGGCCCAACTTCGAGGACGGGCACTTCACCGCGCGGTACCTGCTGGGTGTCCCCGACCCCGTCGTCGGCTTCATCGGCCGGGCCCGCTACCACTACCGCCGCCGCGCTGACGGGACCTCGACCCTCCAGCGCAGCCTCTCCGACGCCGGCCGCTACACGAGCGTGCTCCGGTACGGCTACCTCGACGTCCTCCAGCGCGCGGTGGCCCAGCACGGTGCCGTCCCGGCATGGCTCCAGGCCCTGGTGATCTACGACCTGTCGTGGTTCTTCAGCACCGATGAGAGGTACGGCGCGGCCACCGCCGGTCGTGGTGCGGTCGCGGACGAGTTCCACTCGTTGCTGGCGGAGATCGTCGGCCACCTCGAGCCGAGCGTCGTCGAGGGGTTCCGGGCGCGTCCGTTGAAGCGGGAGTGGCGCTACCTCCTGCTCCACGGCTACGCCAGCGACGCGTGGCAGGAGGGGCAGGCCACCGTGACCGGGTACGACCGGCGTCGCGAGCTGGTCCGGTTGTCCTACTACTTCACCGGCGCGGCTCCGCACGAGCGCCTCCAGGTCAAGGGCGTCACGGTGACGCCGTACGCCGCCAAGATCCGCGACGTCGTGTCGCACGGTCGGGTGCTGCTGCACGAGCGCATCCTCTGGACGTCGGCGCGGGCCTCGATCCGGCTGCAGCTCGACCACCGTGACGTGGTGCTGCACCCGAGCGAGCCGGACCCCGTCGTCCGCACGCTCTTCCCCGGGAAGATCCAGCAGGCCGACGACCGCAGCCGCGGCATCGAGCGACCGCCCGGCCTCACCCCCGAGCAACACCAGCTGCTGGACCAGGCGTCCTCCCGCAAGACGCGCCGGCGCTTCGAGGGCGCCTGGGTGCTCATGGACCGCATCCACGACGCCGATGACAGCGGCGAGCACCTCTTCCGTCATCTCCGCCGCGAGCGACCGGACATCAACGCATGGTTCGTCCTGGAGAAGGACACGCCTGACTGGCGCCGCCTGCGCAAGGACGGCCACGGTCGACGTCTCGTCGCGTTCGGGTCCGACCAGTGGAAGCTGCTGATGCTCAACTGCCGGCACCTGGTGTCGTCGCACGCCGACGACGCCATCGTCGACCCCGGGGAGCTCGACTTCGTCGACAAGCCCTGGCGCTTCACCTTCCTCCAGCACGGGGTCATCAAGGACGACCTCTCGACCTGGCTGAACCGCAAGCCGATCGACCTGATCGTCACGAGCACCGTCCCGGAGCTCGAGTCGATCGTGGCCGACCACACGGCCTACAAGGCGACGCAGGTGGAGACCGTCCTCACGGGGTTGCCGCGGTTCGACCTGCTGCACCGGGTCGGCGCCGAGATCGGGCCCGAGCGTCGCGACCTGCTGCTCGTGGCGCCGACCTGGCGCAACTGGCTGGCGCTGCCGCTGATCAACGGCACCCAGCGACGTGGGGTGCCGGGTCCCGAGTTCTTCGAGTCCGAGTTCTTCCAGCGCTGGACGGCGGTGCTCGGCGACCCCCGGGTCGCCGAGTCGTGCGCTCGTCACGGCCTCACGATCGGGTTCCTGCCGCACCCCAACCTCAGCGAGGTGCTCGAGGGCGTGGACCTGCCCGACCACGTGCGCCAGCTCTCGTTCGTGGGGACCGACGTGCGGGAGCTCTTCGCCCGCGCCGCGCTGCTCGTCACGGACTACTCCTCCATGGCGTTCAACTCCGCCTACATCGACCGGCCGGTCGTCTACTACCAGTTCGACCGCGAGCGGGTCCTCGGCGGCGACCACGTCGGTCGGACCGGCTACTTCGACTACGAGCGCGACGGGTTCGGGCCCGTGCGGGCGACCCACGACGAGGTGGTCGCGGCGATCCTCGCGGCGCTGGAGCACGGACCGGTGCCGGCCGCGCCGTACGACGCGCGGATCGCGGCGACCTTCCCGGTGCGCGACGGCCGGTGCTGCGAACGGGTCACCGAGGCGATCCTCGCTCTCGACCGCAAGGTCCCGCGCGCGGCCGCGGGACGACCGCTCGACCGGATCGGGACGGCCGGCGGCTAG
- a CDS encoding GNAT family N-acetyltransferase, with translation MIPDENRFESDPDAALGAVSGLPQGWTIGTPDPADRFDVARLTHLLRAHERHGRGWAGAGVDDVLVEVSERGLRMRENVVVRDQDGDIHAWGSVHDRSVGRMLFVHVVQRDLPDDVADRCSELLLDWAAAQARAVGAARGLETQQIDTGAFPDDERQARWLAGAGFERVRTWWQMSRPVTPEEEGLVATPDHWEERDVVFRLVRRTGDGLPDVDDLREIHEVLESAFVDHFNSSEETFEEFLYRLREDPGHRWDHWWLAELVDGDAPVPVGALIGTVSESANGPDGSYVSYLGVLEAARGRGVAKGLLRTIIADAAVRGRDRVGLEVDADSPTGAAGLYTSMGWTTKYVTESWHRDVPVT, from the coding sequence GTGATCCCCGACGAGAACCGGTTCGAGAGTGACCCCGACGCGGCCCTGGGCGCGGTGTCCGGGCTGCCGCAGGGCTGGACCATCGGCACGCCCGACCCGGCCGACCGCTTCGACGTCGCTCGGCTGACCCACCTGCTCCGCGCCCACGAACGGCACGGCCGCGGCTGGGCCGGGGCCGGCGTCGACGACGTGCTGGTCGAGGTCTCCGAGCGGGGGCTGCGGATGCGCGAGAACGTCGTGGTGCGCGACCAGGACGGCGACATCCACGCGTGGGGGAGCGTCCACGACCGGTCGGTCGGCCGGATGCTCTTCGTGCACGTCGTGCAGCGCGACCTCCCCGACGACGTCGCCGACCGCTGCTCCGAGCTGCTGCTCGACTGGGCGGCGGCGCAGGCCCGGGCCGTCGGCGCCGCCCGCGGGCTGGAGACGCAGCAGATCGACACGGGTGCGTTCCCGGACGACGAGCGCCAGGCACGCTGGCTGGCGGGAGCCGGCTTCGAGCGCGTGCGCACGTGGTGGCAGATGAGCCGGCCGGTCACCCCCGAGGAGGAGGGCCTGGTTGCGACCCCGGACCACTGGGAGGAGCGCGACGTCGTGTTCCGCCTGGTCCGTCGTACGGGTGACGGCCTGCCGGACGTCGACGACCTCCGGGAGATCCACGAGGTGCTCGAGAGCGCCTTCGTCGACCACTTCAACTCCAGTGAGGAGACCTTCGAGGAGTTCCTCTACCGGCTGCGGGAGGACCCCGGTCACCGCTGGGACCACTGGTGGCTCGCGGAGCTGGTCGACGGCGACGCGCCGGTGCCGGTCGGCGCGCTGATCGGGACCGTGTCCGAGAGCGCGAACGGCCCGGACGGCTCCTACGTCTCCTACCTCGGCGTCCTCGAGGCGGCCCGGGGCCGCGGCGTGGCCAAGGGGCTGCTGCGCACGATCATCGCGGACGCGGCCGTCCGCGGTCGGGACCGCGTCGGCCTGGAGGTCGACGCCGACTCGCCGACGGGCGCTGCCGGTCTGTACACCTCGATGGGCTGGACGACGAAGTACGTCACCGAGTCCTGGCACCGCGACGTGCCGGTCACGTAG
- a CDS encoding glycoside hydrolase family 16 protein produces MSGARRIAFRTSVIGIVAALIGATVVQACGVPVSQDSAKRRAGSGVISMVAAPVGQSASGKAGVTPGLVTFKPARPGRMVLIQGKVGSRWKTVSKAVQDSRGQVSFTVANPSLAYRAVVSATKKDAKVVTRAVTSANWGAPTWRDEFSGSGALDPAIWSTWPTNRKDAKLSCSDMLPGNASRRGGAAVLKVTRLPGAKGKKTKKCPYGQFGNAIVQADNPEHLLAYGFAAARVKFSPARGQHSAFWLDVPQSTPTDTPDYYTGAEVDIAEYFGDDRPRGGLASFVHRVSPTGKVTSVGGEFKSRHLLPKKKEWSQGWHVYSVEWSPTGYVFRVDGKVTFKTAKNISKIAEKVVLSALTSTWEIPALDVKRLPSETKYDWVRVWQRPA; encoded by the coding sequence GTGAGCGGAGCTCGAAGGATCGCGTTCAGGACCAGTGTCATCGGCATCGTCGCGGCGCTCATCGGCGCGACGGTCGTGCAGGCCTGCGGCGTGCCCGTGAGCCAGGACTCGGCGAAGCGACGCGCCGGCTCGGGCGTCATCTCGATGGTCGCGGCGCCGGTCGGACAGTCGGCCAGCGGCAAGGCCGGCGTGACCCCCGGCCTGGTGACGTTCAAGCCGGCCCGACCCGGGCGCATGGTCCTCATCCAGGGCAAGGTCGGCTCGCGGTGGAAGACGGTCAGCAAGGCCGTCCAGGACAGCCGCGGCCAGGTGAGCTTCACGGTCGCCAACCCCTCGCTCGCGTACCGCGCCGTCGTCTCGGCGACGAAGAAGGACGCCAAGGTCGTGACCAGGGCCGTGACCTCGGCGAACTGGGGAGCGCCGACCTGGCGTGACGAGTTCTCCGGCAGCGGCGCCCTGGACCCTGCGATCTGGTCGACCTGGCCGACCAACCGCAAGGACGCGAAGCTCAGCTGCTCGGACATGCTGCCCGGCAACGCCTCCCGGCGCGGTGGCGCTGCGGTGCTGAAGGTGACCCGGCTGCCCGGAGCGAAGGGCAAGAAGACGAAGAAGTGCCCGTACGGCCAGTTCGGCAACGCGATCGTGCAGGCCGACAACCCGGAGCACCTGCTCGCCTACGGGTTCGCGGCGGCACGCGTGAAGTTCTCGCCGGCGCGCGGACAGCACAGTGCCTTCTGGCTCGACGTCCCGCAGAGCACCCCCACCGACACGCCCGACTACTACACGGGTGCCGAGGTCGACATCGCCGAGTACTTCGGGGACGACCGGCCCCGCGGCGGCCTGGCCAGCTTCGTGCACCGGGTCAGCCCGACCGGCAAGGTCACGTCGGTCGGCGGGGAGTTCAAGTCGCGCCACCTGCTGCCGAAGAAGAAGGAGTGGTCGCAGGGCTGGCACGTGTACTCCGTGGAGTGGAGCCCGACCGGCTATGTCTTCCGGGTCGACGGCAAGGTCACCTTCAAGACGGCCAAGAACATCTCCAAGATCGCGGAGAAGGTGGTGCTCAGCGCACTCACCTCGACGTGGGAGATCCCGGCGCTCGACGTGAAGCGCCTGCCGAGCGAGACCAAGTACGACTGGGTGCGCGTCTGGCAGCGGCCGGCCTGA
- a CDS encoding glycosyltransferase, which produces MSHGISVPLVTVVVPTFRGADRIGDTLRSLAHQTMDRAAFEVVVVLNGPADGTPEVLDRIRREHPELRLRSITIPEVGAGHARNAGVASAAGTYLTFVDDDDSVSATMLESLAAEVADGVVPLSMVADVVTDSVPSVIEFDNYLNRRISVQTGQTVAGESLPTALGFVAGKLVPTALARTAEFDTSLRSGEDVVYWFDLFNRAPFLFSVVDSHTGAAYHRSIRVGSISRQAASYDFSVSQRLEVIQRLASREVTHPAAARVRDVLMVSQTVLINGYLREMGEDVRLRAVDQIRELGLESFVRYDVLNAGLAHDLAICYAFPPWVDTSGSVSARRIRRRGVVVDVVSQSLRSWSERDAGGRLIAQEFIGDHAELAGKAGVFEWRPIDRFVTAGFQQIATWEATKGSYRSVYSRSMWPASHFLAALYKIRRPETTWIAEFSDPQQRDSRGGFRGARCRPGPLLDELLAALAATGVELAPDVAISELVEVLAYSLADEIVFTNENQQTMMLDYLGRPALEERVRERSTISEHPTLEPHFYQLAPSDYVLDPTVANVAYFGAFYKTRGLGEVIEAVSSLSAERQRRLRLHVFTPQPEELDIAVRDAGLNGVIIANSYVPYLEALNLATRMDALIINDATTVGMHSLNPYLPSKWSDYAGSGSDVWAIVEPGSVLSKKKTRYQSRIGDAHAAHEQLVAIIKDHV; this is translated from the coding sequence ATGAGTCACGGGATCTCTGTGCCCCTGGTGACCGTCGTCGTTCCCACCTTCCGGGGAGCGGACCGGATCGGCGACACGCTGCGCTCCCTGGCTCACCAGACCATGGATCGGGCGGCCTTCGAGGTCGTGGTCGTCCTGAACGGCCCGGCGGACGGCACGCCCGAGGTCCTCGACCGGATCCGACGTGAGCACCCGGAGCTGCGGCTGCGGAGCATCACCATCCCGGAGGTCGGGGCCGGGCACGCGCGCAACGCCGGTGTCGCCTCCGCGGCGGGCACCTACCTGACCTTCGTCGACGACGACGACTCGGTCTCCGCCACGATGCTCGAGTCGCTCGCCGCCGAGGTCGCGGACGGCGTCGTGCCGCTGTCGATGGTCGCTGACGTCGTCACCGACTCCGTGCCGAGCGTGATCGAGTTCGACAACTACCTCAACCGGCGCATCTCGGTGCAGACGGGGCAGACCGTGGCCGGCGAGTCCCTCCCGACCGCCCTGGGATTCGTGGCCGGCAAGCTGGTGCCGACGGCACTCGCGCGAACGGCCGAGTTCGACACGTCGCTGCGCAGCGGCGAGGACGTCGTCTACTGGTTCGACCTCTTCAACCGGGCGCCCTTCCTGTTCAGCGTCGTGGACAGCCACACCGGCGCCGCGTACCACCGCTCGATCCGGGTCGGCTCCATCTCGCGGCAGGCGGCGAGCTACGACTTCAGCGTCAGCCAGCGGCTCGAGGTGATCCAGCGACTGGCGAGCCGCGAGGTGACCCACCCGGCCGCCGCGCGCGTGCGCGACGTCCTGATGGTGAGCCAGACGGTGCTGATCAACGGCTATCTGCGCGAGATGGGCGAGGACGTGCGGCTGCGCGCCGTCGACCAGATCCGTGAGCTCGGCCTCGAGTCGTTCGTGCGCTACGACGTCCTCAACGCCGGCCTGGCCCACGACCTCGCGATCTGCTACGCGTTCCCGCCGTGGGTGGACACCAGCGGGTCGGTCTCGGCGCGCCGGATCCGGCGCCGCGGGGTCGTCGTGGACGTGGTGTCGCAGTCCCTGAGGTCGTGGTCCGAGCGCGACGCCGGCGGTCGACTGATCGCGCAGGAGTTCATCGGCGACCACGCCGAGCTCGCCGGCAAGGCCGGGGTCTTCGAGTGGCGGCCGATCGACCGGTTCGTCACGGCCGGCTTCCAGCAGATCGCCACCTGGGAGGCGACCAAGGGCAGCTACCGGTCCGTCTACAGCCGCTCGATGTGGCCGGCGTCGCACTTCCTCGCCGCGTTGTACAAGATCCGCCGCCCGGAGACGACCTGGATCGCCGAGTTCTCGGATCCCCAGCAGCGAGACAGCCGGGGAGGCTTCCGCGGCGCGCGCTGCCGACCGGGACCCCTGCTCGACGAGCTCCTCGCCGCCCTGGCGGCGACCGGGGTCGAGCTCGCGCCCGACGTCGCGATCTCCGAGCTGGTCGAGGTGCTGGCCTACAGCCTGGCCGACGAGATCGTGTTCACCAACGAGAACCAGCAGACGATGATGCTCGACTACCTCGGCCGTCCCGCTCTCGAGGAGCGGGTGCGAGAGCGCTCGACCATCAGCGAGCACCCGACGCTGGAGCCGCACTTCTACCAGCTCGCACCGTCCGACTACGTGCTCGACCCGACGGTGGCCAACGTCGCGTACTTCGGCGCCTTCTACAAGACCCGTGGCCTCGGCGAGGTCATCGAGGCAGTCTCCTCCCTGTCCGCCGAGCGTCAGCGTCGGTTGCGGCTCCACGTCTTCACCCCGCAGCCGGAGGAGCTCGATATCGCGGTCCGAGACGCCGGCCTGAACGGCGTCATCATCGCGAACTCGTACGTCCCATACCTGGAAGCGCTGAACCTCGCGACCCGGATGGATGCCCTGATCATCAACGACGCCACGACGGTGGGGATGCACTCCCTCAACCCGTACCTGCCGTCGAAGTGGTCGGACTACGCCGGCAGCGGATCAGACGTCTGGGCGATCGTCGAACCCGGCAGCGTGCTGTCGAAGAAGAAGACCCGCTACCAGTCGCGGATCGGCGACGCCCATGCTGCCCACGAGCAGCTGGTCGCCATCATCAAGGACCACGTGTGA
- a CDS encoding DUF3180 domain-containing protein has protein sequence MIDGPPEREDEEQERVHPGRLRPTSGAALAGWALVGLVGGWLLHPLAERVRDTAPIVTWAQPLALLLVAAILGATAYLTWREVHVHQQRLDPRRAVNRLVLARACALVGALMAGGYFGYALSWTGVDTELADQRLSRSLIAGLAGSAVVITALLLERACRVRSDGDAV, from the coding sequence GTGATCGACGGCCCGCCCGAACGCGAGGACGAGGAGCAGGAGCGGGTCCACCCGGGCCGGCTCCGCCCGACCTCCGGAGCCGCCCTGGCCGGCTGGGCCCTCGTCGGCCTGGTCGGCGGCTGGCTCCTGCACCCGCTCGCCGAGCGCGTCCGTGACACCGCGCCGATCGTCACCTGGGCGCAGCCCCTCGCGCTGCTGCTGGTCGCGGCGATCCTCGGCGCCACGGCGTACCTCACCTGGCGCGAGGTGCACGTCCACCAGCAGCGCCTCGACCCGCGCCGCGCCGTCAACCGCCTCGTGCTCGCGCGGGCGTGCGCCCTCGTGGGTGCCCTGATGGCCGGCGGGTACTTCGGCTACGCCCTCAGCTGGACCGGCGTCGACACCGAGCTGGCCGACCAGCGCCTCTCGCGCTCCCTGATCGCGGGGCTGGCCGGGTCGGCGGTCGTGATCACGGCCCTGCTCCTGGAGCGTGCGTGTCGCGTCCGATCCGACGGCGACGCCGTTTAG